In Anaerolineales bacterium, the following proteins share a genomic window:
- a CDS encoding hemolysin III family protein, producing MSKYFREPVNSLTHWGGAALALAGLIALLIVGWDTPAKIASLAIYGVSLIAMFSASATYHMVQVKERALEIFRKVDHAAIYLLIAGTYTPFCVNAFEGFWKWGMLTVIWSLAAIGILVKVFYIRAPRWLNAGIYLVMGWLSLAAAGQMFDALPSWVVGWLIAGGVIYTLGAVVYITKIFNFKPGVFGFHEMWHIFVLLAAAAHYVAVMGVAV from the coding sequence ATGAGTAAATATTTTCGTGAACCCGTAAACAGCCTCACGCATTGGGGAGGCGCGGCGCTCGCGCTGGCGGGGCTGATCGCGCTGTTAATCGTCGGCTGGGACACGCCCGCGAAGATCGCTTCGCTGGCGATCTATGGCGTGAGTCTCATCGCTATGTTTTCGGCGAGCGCCACGTACCACATGGTGCAAGTGAAGGAGCGCGCCCTGGAAATTTTTCGCAAAGTGGATCACGCTGCCATTTACCTGCTCATCGCGGGGACGTACACTCCGTTTTGCGTCAACGCCTTCGAAGGTTTTTGGAAGTGGGGCATGTTGACCGTCATCTGGTCGCTGGCGGCGATTGGCATCCTCGTGAAAGTGTTTTACATCCGCGCGCCGCGTTGGCTGAACGCGGGCATTTATCTCGTCATGGGCTGGCTGTCACTCGCCGCGGCTGGGCAAATGTTCGACGCGTTGCCAAGCTGGGTCGTTGGGTGGCTCATCGCAGGCGGCGTGATTTACACGCTCGGCGCAGTCGTGTACATCACCAAAATTTTCAATTTCAAACCAGGCGTATTCGGCTTCCACGAGATGTGGCACATTTTCGTATTGCTCGCCGCTGCGGCGCACTATGTTGCCGTGATGGGTGTGGCGGTGTAG
- a CDS encoding methyltransferase domain-containing protein, which produces MKAFLTLFFKLLYHQFAFTYDLVAATVSFNHWKEWIQEILPLIHGTRILELGHGPGHLQRFFRRDGWSALGIDESPQMGRLARRNTNGAARLTRGLAQQLPFPNEAFDSIVSTFPSEYIFDPRTLAEARRCLRVRGRLIVLPVAMPKSRILEWLYKVTGESPAESVEIFQEKIRKPFDDAGFHTTINVVELKSSRLIILIAEKETK; this is translated from the coding sequence ATGAAAGCATTTCTGACTCTTTTTTTCAAACTTCTCTATCATCAGTTTGCTTTCACCTACGACCTCGTCGCCGCGACAGTTTCGTTCAATCATTGGAAGGAGTGGATTCAGGAGATTCTTCCGCTCATTCACGGGACTCGGATTCTCGAACTCGGTCACGGACCTGGACACCTGCAACGCTTCTTTCGCAGGGACGGCTGGTCCGCCCTAGGAATCGACGAGTCGCCTCAGATGGGACGCCTCGCGCGGCGAAACACGAACGGCGCCGCGCGTCTCACGCGTGGGCTGGCGCAACAACTCCCCTTCCCGAATGAAGCGTTCGACTCCATCGTCTCGACATTCCCTTCGGAATACATCTTCGACCCGCGCACGCTGGCGGAGGCGCGCAGATGCCTCAGGGTTAGAGGCAGGCTGATCGTCCTGCCTGTAGCGATGCCGAAGAGTCGAATCCTTGAATGGTTGTACAAGGTCACAGGCGAGAGTCCAGCCGAATCAGTGGAAATCTTCCAAGAGAAAATCAGAAAGCCGTTTGACGATGCGGGCTTTCACACCACGATCAACGTTGTCGAATTGAAGTCGAGTCGGTTGATCATCTTGATCGCAGAAAAGGAAACAAAATAA
- a CDS encoding YtxH domain-containing protein, whose amino-acid sequence MSDRDEFGAFLVGFIVGGLTGAVVALLFAPQSGEETRALIKDKSIELRDRAQTTAEEALARAEATAAEARARADELARQVRERGGEMYNTAKERGKAMYDDARERGKSAVESLRKGKKSEEEAAA is encoded by the coding sequence ATGTCTGATCGTGATGAATTCGGAGCCTTTCTCGTAGGCTTCATCGTCGGTGGGCTCACCGGCGCAGTCGTTGCCCTGCTCTTCGCGCCGCAATCTGGCGAAGAGACCCGCGCGCTGATCAAGGATAAGTCCATTGAACTGCGCGACCGTGCGCAAACCACCGCTGAAGAGGCTTTAGCCCGCGCCGAAGCCACTGCCGCCGAAGCCCGCGCCCGCGCCGACGAGCTTGCCCGCCAAGTTCGTGAACGCGGCGGAGAAATGTACAACACCGCCAAAGAACGCGGCAAAGCGATGTACGACGATGCCCGTGAGCGCGGCAAGAGCGCTGTGGAATCGCTTCGCAAAGGAAAGAAATCGGAAGAAGAAGCAGCCGCCTAA
- a CDS encoding NAD-dependent epimerase/dehydratase family protein, with the protein MKYFITGATGFVGGEIVRQLVKAGHEVRAVVRDPQKAKWMEELRVKLYKGDVTEKESMREGMTGVDGVFHVAGWYKLVERTKGEAYAVNVKGTTNVLELMQELKIPKGVYTSTCAVNSNTQGKTVDETYRFSGAYRTTYERTKGEAHRIAEKFIQDGLPLVIAMPGMIYGPNDTSAVRSSLIDFLKGKLPAIPAKSVMQWTRVEDCAQAHIVMTEKGRVGEAYIISGEKSTVVELYRMAAEISGAKMPMILPDELLLFMSKLSRPFDRWLPDTFTSEGLVSIAGLSYLSDDGKARRELGFAPRPIREGWTETVRHEMKLLGM; encoded by the coding sequence ATGAAATATTTCATCACAGGCGCGACGGGATTCGTCGGCGGCGAGATCGTTCGGCAACTCGTCAAGGCAGGACATGAAGTACGCGCCGTTGTGCGCGACCCGCAAAAGGCGAAGTGGATGGAGGAACTCCGCGTCAAACTGTACAAAGGCGATGTGACCGAGAAGGAATCCATGCGCGAGGGAATGACGGGCGTGGACGGCGTCTTCCACGTGGCAGGCTGGTACAAACTCGTCGAGCGGACCAAAGGCGAAGCATACGCGGTCAATGTGAAAGGCACAACCAATGTTCTTGAGTTAATGCAGGAATTGAAAATTCCCAAGGGAGTTTATACAAGCACCTGCGCGGTCAATTCCAACACGCAAGGCAAGACTGTTGACGAAACGTATCGCTTTTCAGGCGCATACCGCACAACCTACGAAAGAACAAAGGGCGAAGCCCATCGAATCGCTGAAAAATTTATCCAAGATGGACTGCCGTTGGTCATCGCCATGCCGGGAATGATTTACGGTCCGAACGACACCAGCGCTGTCCGCTCAAGCCTGATCGATTTTCTCAAAGGGAAACTTCCAGCGATTCCCGCAAAATCAGTGATGCAGTGGACTCGCGTCGAAGATTGCGCTCAAGCGCACATCGTCATGACGGAAAAGGGACGGGTGGGCGAAGCCTACATCATTTCTGGTGAAAAAAGTACTGTCGTTGAACTGTATCGTATGGCTGCGGAAATCTCCGGCGCCAAGATGCCAATGATCCTTCCTGATGAGCTACTATTATTTATGTCGAAATTGTCACGTCCTTTTGACCGATGGCTCCCGGACACATTCACATCGGAGGGATTGGTGTCCATAGCAGGTCTATCCTACCTCTCGGACGACGGCAAAGCCCGTCGCGAACTTGGTTTCGCCCCTCGCCCCATCCGCGAGGGCTGGACGGAAACTGTCCGCCACGAGATGAAGCTCCTCGGGATGTAG
- a CDS encoding TetR/AcrR family transcriptional regulator yields the protein MTRDELIETAAQVFRQKGYHGASMEDVAVAVNLRKATLYHHFSSKQEILLEILDRALQLLLEKISAITEQEISADKKLRLMIRQYLQILAENVDLAAVLLFEHRALERRQHARHIPNRDKFESLWKEAIAEGVRKKVFKCDDPSMAVRALLGQMNWTITWYSPDGEKSIEEIADDYSNLLLNGLLK from the coding sequence ATGACGAGAGACGAACTCATCGAAACCGCCGCACAGGTCTTTCGACAGAAAGGCTATCACGGCGCGTCCATGGAAGATGTGGCAGTCGCCGTGAATTTACGCAAGGCGACGCTGTATCATCATTTCTCGTCCAAGCAGGAAATTCTGCTCGAAATTCTCGACCGTGCCCTGCAATTGCTCCTCGAAAAAATTTCAGCGATAACCGAACAGGAAATTTCCGCCGACAAGAAACTGCGGTTGATGATCCGCCAATATCTGCAAATCCTTGCAGAGAACGTGGACCTCGCCGCAGTTTTGCTTTTTGAACACCGCGCCCTCGAACGCAGGCAACATGCCCGTCACATCCCCAACCGTGACAAATTCGAATCGCTGTGGAAAGAAGCCATCGCCGAAGGCGTGCGGAAAAAAGTTTTCAAATGCGACGACCCTTCCATGGCGGTTCGCGCGTTGCTTGGGCAAATGAATTGGACGATCACGTGGTATTCGCCCGACGGCGAAAAATCCATCGAAGAGATCGCCGACGATTACTCCAATTTACTGCTGAACGGGTTGCTCAAATGA
- a CDS encoding MBL fold metallo-hydrolase, with translation MKATYALFESTSGAQVHRLPLQAFPNFWAYAYLVAANDKLILIDTGSGTDSSHEDLLNGLQQAGYQPSDLTHILLTHAHIDHFGGLTQLKPLTSVNIGCHELDAPTVSDHDARLAFISHRLASFLTDSGLASDEADSLLNIYRFTKALYRSVPVDFTYNEIGAHLPNLDVIHLPGHCPGHVAIRLDDIIFCGDMVVTGATPHLAPESIAPFSGLDHYLESLEKFHAWAKDARLILNGHDDVITDLSAQIEATHKNILRRMSKAVESLNQPRTIAEVCNYVYENPAGYTQLLAIEKTGAYLEYLYERGMIEIVNHNDVEQGMPARYHCLRDDAVMRLEMDLQVDTETRRHVHMETRTHVNM, from the coding sequence ATGAAAGCGACATACGCCTTGTTTGAGTCCACAAGCGGAGCGCAGGTCCATCGCCTGCCTCTGCAAGCATTTCCAAACTTTTGGGCGTATGCGTATCTTGTCGCGGCAAACGATAAACTGATTTTGATCGACACTGGATCGGGAACCGATTCGTCGCACGAAGATTTGCTCAACGGATTGCAACAGGCGGGATACCAGCCTTCCGACTTAACTCACATCCTCCTCACGCACGCTCACATCGATCATTTCGGCGGACTGACCCAACTCAAGCCTCTCACCTCCGTAAATATTGGATGTCACGAACTGGACGCGCCAACCGTGTCGGATCACGACGCGCGGCTAGCCTTCATCTCTCACCGTCTCGCTTCTTTCCTGACTGATAGCGGACTCGCCAGCGACGAAGCTGATTCACTCCTCAACATTTACCGCTTCACGAAGGCGCTGTACCGATCCGTCCCTGTTGATTTCACGTACAACGAAATCGGCGCGCATCTTCCCAACTTGGATGTAATTCATCTCCCTGGACATTGCCCTGGTCACGTGGCAATTCGCCTGGACGATATCATCTTCTGCGGGGATATGGTCGTGACAGGCGCCACTCCGCACCTCGCACCCGAATCCATCGCTCCCTTCAGCGGACTCGACCATTACCTCGAATCGCTCGAGAAGTTCCACGCGTGGGCGAAAGATGCTCGCTTAATTCTCAATGGTCACGATGATGTGATCACCGACTTGTCAGCGCAAATCGAAGCGACACACAAGAACATCCTTCGCCGCATGAGTAAGGCAGTTGAATCGCTCAATCAGCCGCGCACGATTGCCGAGGTGTGCAACTACGTGTACGAAAACCCCGCAGGCTATACCCAACTCCTTGCGATTGAAAAAACTGGCGCATATCTTGAATATTTGTACGAACGCGGGATGATCGAAATCGTCAATCACAATGATGTGGAGCAGGGGATGCCTGCGAGGTATCACTGTTTGAGAGATGATGCGGTGATGCGATTGGAGATGGATTTACAAGTAGATACGGAAACACGTAGACATGTACACATGGAGACAAGAACACACGTAAACATGTAA
- a CDS encoding acyl-CoA dehydrogenase family protein, with the protein MYSFDPTEEQQMLIDAVKKYADNDLRPAAHEAEEAKELPKKLVSKGWELGLLQASIPEAYGGFGERSAVTGALAIEEMAFGDLAGTLAVMTPSLFATPILLAGSDEQKKEYLPKIVGGDWSPYTAALIEYALDFDPNDLKTTATRKGDEYILNGEKAFVPFAKGAESLLVYAKLDGQSQAFIVGKEAAGLSIGEEREKLMSLNALPMYRVKLENVKVPVANRLGGEAGHDFDVLLASMRIANAATAVGVANAAFEYSMKYAKEREVFGVKVAQKQAIAFMLAEMRTEIEAMRLLTWEAAWKLDQGREDAVNEAYLASTGAADMAMMVTDRAVQILGGHGYIREHPVEMWMRNGRGFAMFTGLAIV; encoded by the coding sequence ATGTACTCATTCGACCCGACTGAAGAACAGCAAATGCTCATCGACGCGGTGAAGAAATACGCGGACAACGATCTGCGTCCCGCCGCGCATGAAGCCGAAGAGGCAAAGGAACTTCCCAAGAAACTCGTCAGCAAAGGCTGGGAACTTGGATTGCTTCAAGCGTCCATTCCCGAAGCGTATGGCGGATTCGGTGAGCGGAGCGCGGTGACAGGCGCGCTTGCGATTGAAGAGATGGCGTTTGGCGATCTAGCGGGAACGTTGGCTGTGATGACTCCGAGTCTGTTTGCCACTCCGATCTTGCTGGCGGGGAGCGATGAGCAGAAGAAGGAATATCTGCCGAAGATCGTTGGTGGCGATTGGAGTCCCTACACTGCCGCGCTGATCGAATACGCGCTTGATTTCGATCCAAACGATTTGAAAACCACTGCAACGCGCAAAGGCGATGAATACATCCTCAACGGCGAGAAGGCATTCGTCCCGTTTGCGAAGGGGGCGGAGTCGCTTCTGGTGTACGCGAAGCTCGACGGGCAGAGTCAAGCTTTCATCGTCGGGAAAGAAGCGGCGGGGTTGTCCATCGGCGAGGAGCGCGAAAAATTGATGAGTCTCAATGCGCTGCCGATGTATCGAGTCAAGTTGGAGAACGTCAAAGTCCCCGTTGCGAATCGACTCGGCGGCGAAGCGGGTCATGATTTTGATGTCCTGCTTGCTTCGATGCGAATCGCAAATGCCGCGACTGCCGTCGGCGTGGCGAATGCGGCGTTTGAATATTCGATGAAGTATGCCAAGGAGCGTGAGGTGTTTGGCGTGAAGGTTGCGCAGAAGCAAGCCATTGCGTTCATGCTCGCCGAAATGCGGACCGAGATCGAAGCCATGCGGTTGCTGACGTGGGAAGCCGCGTGGAAGTTGGATCAGGGACGCGAGGACGCGGTCAACGAAGCGTATCTCGCATCCACGGGCGCGGCGGATATGGCGATGATGGTCACCGACCGCGCCGTGCAAATTTTGGGCGGGCACGGTTATATCCGCGAGCATCCTGTTGAGATGTGGATGAGGAATGGACG